TGGTGCTGCTCCGGTGCCCTTTGCTGGCTGCCAACCCTCGTTTCTTGCCTTTTCCTGTCTGACCTTTCTCTGTACGGCTGGAGAGGCCGTCTCTCCGAGGGAGGAAGACTCTGATGCTGATGGGGAAGCTTctggggagggggagaaggtCTGTGCTGCTGTCTTGGAGGTTCGGTATTCCGTCTTGGAGGTTTGCGGTAGCTTCTTGGAGGTTCTGTGTAGCTTCTTGAAGGTTCTTTGTAGCTTCTTGGAGGCTCCGTGTAGCTTCTTGAAGGTTCTTTGTAGCTTCTTGAAGGTTCTTTGTAGCTTCTTGGAGGCTCAGTGTAGCTTCTTGGAGGCTCAGTGTAGCTTCTTGGAGGCTCAGTGTAGCTTCTTGGAGGTTCTTTGTAGCTTCTTGGAGGGTCAGTGTAGCTTCTTGGAGGGTCAGTGTAGCTTCTTGGAGGGTCAGTGTAGCTTCTTGGAGGGTCAGTGTAGCTTCTTGGAGGTTCAGTGTAGCTTCTTGGAGGCTCCGTGTAGCGAGAGGGAGCAGCTTTCTCCGTCGGACTCACCACATTTAGCTTCACAAAACACAGAACccattctttttaaatattgctcTATTTGTCTTGCACCTAATTATGCATCTCGAAGGATTCTATTTTAAACTCTTGTATCTCTGGTATCAATGAAAAccacaacaaactaaaactttGTTTACCCCACGGCCATCACAGAGTTATTTTCACACATTTGCCGTACGGAGCAACTTCATGCTGTTTTACTAGTTTCCTAATCTTTATCAAGGAAAATGTAACTCactgaaagtggaaaataatattaacatatatatttatggtgTTTTGATGCAGATATGTTTGTCCTCTGAGGACAGAGCAACAGTGTTTAAAGGTGACACACAGTTTGAGTAGAATATCTCACCGCTCTGCCAAAGTCCCCGGTTCTCTTCCTGTTAGGGCAGCAAGGCAGACCCAGGAATGAAACGCAGAGAGCAAAGCACCGGCCGGAAAACACCATCTGGATGACACAAGTCACGATGAGAGGCACCCAGAGAATCAGAGTGGTGCTCTACAGAGGGGTGGAGGAGCGGAGTTAGCAGAAACCACCAGCTGGACCATAAAGAACACTATCTGAGGCACGAGCAGCAGGGATACAGTGTGGGCAATGATGCGATACAGAACCTTATCTTTCCTCAGACGGCTGTGAAGCAAGAACACAGCAGCGGGTCTGGGAGTTTGCACAGGAGACTCAGCATATGCAGAGCAGAATGTATCAAAGTACAGGAGTGCAGAGGGAGATGACATAAAACGAGCTGCCGCTGTTAGTTACGGTCGACTCGCAGACTACAAAGAGAACGAATGTTTATAGTTTGAAGTTTGGATCTTTCTTTAGAATTTACGATGAAATATGCAGGAAGCACAAAGGAGCCATCGTTAGTTCCTCTAAGCAGCTCTGGATGTCAGCACCAGAAGCCCAAAAGACATTTGTAGGTGATGCAACGGGCCCTCCGGCAGCCATGTTAGAGGCTGGTCTGCACTCTCAGGAGAGGAGTTACTTCTGCACCGACTCACCGAGGGATCAATCTGGTTGATCATCATTTTTAAACTAATTTCTTTGCTGAACACGGGAGTCGCTGGTCTACCACTCCATcggttagtttgtgttattgtgtgactgttTTCACAGACAAACTGACCCATCAGTGGTTCCAAAGCAgcctggtggctttgaggagagcctAGATAACGGCGTCACTTCCCAGTCGGTCAGAGCTGTGTGACGGCGAGGTAAAGCGgtgaacatattctaaatatagcgttcacttaaactgatatcgatttgtttttttcaaggtGGGCCTAGTTTTAGGGGGCTGAAATAAAGAGTATATTGCTTAGCTTCCATGCCCGTGCTCCTGTCTGCTTCACCTCAGTCGTCTGTAGTTGTGATAAACAAGTCAGCTCATCATTGCGGAGACCTGAACACGAGCTAAAGCATTACACGTCGCTACagtaacatcacacacacacacacacagcgctcaATTAGACTATTTAAGTGGAACTACGACTTTCCTTCTTGCTTTAATACTCTCATGCATCTGTGGTTACTACCAAGTGTCTCGTGATGACAGAACGTGCTGTAACCACGGCgattgtatgacatcagtgtctTATTCAACCACAAATGATGTCGGGGGTTGTACGTCCATCTAATACCGCGTTTATGCTGCTAATGGCTCAAATCCGACACTGAACTATAACTCAAAAGCTACGCTGTAGGTATTTACAGCTGGACTGGCATTAACCTCCTCACATCAAGTATAAATCCAGCTTAAGACAAAGGTCACCTAACGGACTACTAGACGTGCTAAAATGCCAAAGTGGTGCTGATGTGTGGCTGCAGCTGTTGAGGCTGAACCGGCCTGACAGCCCATCTGTAGCACGCTGGAACAGGACAGAGCCTGAAGTGGACCGACAGGGTCAGGTCAGCATTACTGCCACCGATGTGACTGGCTGAGTGACTCCCACtcccactcccacacacacacacacacacacacacacgtttgtgcCACAGTGACAATGGTCAGCTGTTCAAAGagccagctgctgcaggaaggaTCACAGTTTGTGCCTTGATCTCATCGTTTGTCGAACACACTCACATAGATGCGTGTGGGGTCAAAGGGACACTCGTTGGTGATGCTGGAGTAGCCAATGGCGTCGGGGAAGCGGCAGTGACTCAGGAGGCTCCGCCCGCCGTGAAGGACGGCCATCACCACAGACACGGAGAGTCCGACGGCCGAGGCCGCCGCCATGAGAGCTGCAGCCAGGCCGACTGCGAAGAGTGACCACGTCTGCGAGGATGAGCAGAAGGCGGAGAGAAACAATCAGGGATCAGAAACCTGATGGCTGATAAGATTCCCAGTTGGGAGACTGAGGCTACAGTATAAAGATACAAGGACAGCACAGAATAAACACGATTAATACACAACGTGATTAAAGGCAACATTTACAACATATGGACGCTCCACAGCAAAAGGAATAATGCTTTGTGACCAgttattgtaaaacatttaatgtcatGTACTGCGAGCTTCTAATTTCCTTAAAAAGGTATCTGATGGcctgaaaaatataaatatcaccGGCCTCATTCTCTAAGCCTCGTCTGATGTAGCGATGGTACATCAGAGGAGGCTTAAAGGAGgaagtaatattttatatcttatcttattttcaTAATCTATTGTTTCCTAACAggattgttttactttgtttaactTTACGTTTAAAGATGTACATCTTCAGTCGGAACAAACGGGCTTGCGCGAGACAAGAGAGGGACGTCTGAAAGTATTAAGTGCGAtgacacattgttggttttggtcctTTAAACGAGACGTGTTGCCACGTGCATGAGCAATAACAAACATCATAACGAGTAAAAGGTTCACAGAAGGTGAGACGTGGGTACAGAAAGTCTGCAGgaatttaaaacactttgtgtCGAGTCGAAACTCGATaagaacaacacaaaataatgcaaaaacagATATTAGAAGCTGCAGTAGCCAGGACGTGTGATCAAGGTGTTAACATGTCAAAGGGAGTGT
This region of Cottoperca gobio chromosome 11, fCotGob3.1, whole genome shotgun sequence genomic DNA includes:
- the LOC115015310 gene encoding uncharacterized protein LOC115015310 isoform X2 is translated as MCCASLEEPQTLMKMGLSMILIGHVNFLLGALVHGVVLRHIALHKQARTLEYAISNVVALTSGLVGIVVGILAIVLSKNKKSRGLTWSLFAVGLAAALMAAASAVGLSVSVVMAVLHGGRSLLSHCRFPDAIGYSSITNECPFDPTRIYSTTLILWVPLIVTCVIQMVFSGRCFALCVSFLGLPCCPNRKRTGDFGRALNVVSPTEKAAPSRYTEPPRSYTEPPRSYTDPPRSYTDPPRSYTDPPRSYTDPPRSYKEPPRSYTEPPRSYTEPPRSYTEPPRSYKEPSRSYKEPSRSYTEPPRSYKEPSRSYTEPPRSYRKPPRRNTEPPRQQHRPSPPPQKLPHQHQSLPPSERRPLQPYRERSDRKRQETRVGSQQRAPEQHQLLERGTQERSSFWI
- the LOC115015310 gene encoding salivary glue protein Sgs-4-like isoform X3 — its product is MVTDNRRWSVQTWSLFAVGLAAALMAAASAVGLSVSVVMAVLHGGRSLLSHCRFPDAIGYSSITNECPFDPTRIYSTTLILWVPLIVTCVIQMVFSGRCFALCVSFLGLPCCPNRKRTGDFGRALNVVSPTEKAAPSRYTEPPRSYTEPPRSYTDPPRSYTDPPRSYTDPPRSYTDPPRSYKEPPRSYTEPPRSYTEPPRSYTEPPRSYKEPSRSYKEPSRSYTEPPRSYKEPSRSYTEPPRSYRKPPRRNTEPPRQQHRPSPPPQKLPHQHQSLPPSERRPLQPYRERSDRKRQETRVGSQQRAPEQHQLLERGTQERSSFWI
- the LOC115015310 gene encoding uncharacterized protein LOC115015310 isoform X1, with the translated sequence MVSTGMCCASLEEPQTLMKMGLSMILIGHVNFLLGALVHGVVLRHIALHKQARTLEYAISNVVALTSGLVGIVVGILAIVLSKNKKSRGLTWSLFAVGLAAALMAAASAVGLSVSVVMAVLHGGRSLLSHCRFPDAIGYSSITNECPFDPTRIYSTTLILWVPLIVTCVIQMVFSGRCFALCVSFLGLPCCPNRKRTGDFGRALNVVSPTEKAAPSRYTEPPRSYTEPPRSYTDPPRSYTDPPRSYTDPPRSYTDPPRSYKEPPRSYTEPPRSYTEPPRSYTEPPRSYKEPSRSYKEPSRSYTEPPRSYKEPSRSYTEPPRSYRKPPRRNTEPPRQQHRPSPPPQKLPHQHQSLPPSERRPLQPYRERSDRKRQETRVGSQQRAPEQHQLLERGTQERSSFWI